A single window of Streptosporangiales bacterium DNA harbors:
- a CDS encoding peptidase E — protein MPRPPQILATSGGLQARPGVRFLDRSGLINEALRLSEVRTPKICGIFTAVGDDTGMIARWHDAVGASADVHTSHLTVFDMPNHKDYRKHLLAQDVIWVCGGSTANLLALWRVHHLDEILRECWEAGVVLTGVSAGSLCWHSGGTTDSFGLDLEPITNCLGFLPYSNCPHYDAEAQRRPLYHRLVAEGTLKPGYATDNGVGLHYVGTELVDVVAEVPDASAYHVEPDATGVAKETQLDARLVR, from the coding sequence ATGCCCCGTCCTCCGCAGATCCTCGCTACCAGCGGTGGCCTCCAGGCTCGCCCGGGTGTCCGGTTCCTGGACCGCTCCGGTCTGATCAACGAGGCGCTGCGGCTGTCCGAAGTGCGGACACCGAAGATCTGCGGCATCTTCACCGCGGTGGGCGATGACACGGGCATGATCGCGCGTTGGCACGACGCGGTCGGCGCGAGCGCGGACGTGCACACCAGCCACCTGACGGTCTTCGACATGCCGAACCACAAGGACTACCGCAAACACCTGCTCGCCCAGGACGTCATCTGGGTCTGCGGCGGCTCCACGGCGAACCTGCTCGCGCTGTGGCGGGTGCACCACCTCGACGAGATCCTGCGCGAGTGCTGGGAGGCCGGCGTCGTGCTGACCGGTGTCAGCGCGGGCTCCCTGTGCTGGCACTCAGGCGGCACGACCGACTCGTTCGGCCTCGACCTGGAGCCGATCACCAACTGCCTCGGTTTCCTGCCGTACTCGAACTGCCCGCACTACGACGCCGAGGCGCAGCGTCGCCCGCTGTACCACCGGCTGGTCGCCGAAGGCACGCTGAAGCCCGGGTACGCGACGGACAACGGCGTCGGCCTGCACTACGTCGGCACCGAGCTGGTCGACGTAGTGGCCGAAGTACCCGACGCCAGCGCCTACCACGTCGAACCCGACGCAACCGGTGTAGCCAAGGAAACCCAGCTCGACGCACGCCTGGTGCGCTAA
- a CDS encoding FtsX-like permease family protein — translation MRLSFILSEMWIGLRRNLTMSLGVLVTTAVALTLLGVGLFAWAQVGAMKEYWYDKVEVSVFLCGEETKLPACDQSGPMTAEQMSRLKSTLQGMPEVQKVYYESEEAAYQRFKQQFKESPSLTEHARKGDIPASFRVKLKDPQKYEYVTEAVKGRPGVASVADFKTVLGRFFAVLNALRNGALILAACGMLAAVLLIGNTIRLAAFSRRRETGIMRLVGASNFAIQMPFLLEGAVTGLLGGMVASSAVYSLKVFVDVRVKPEFMNFAFLSWQSVHLIVALLLLTGMLLSMLASFFTIRRYLRV, via the coding sequence ATGCGACTGAGTTTCATCCTCTCCGAGATGTGGATCGGCCTGCGGCGCAACCTCACCATGAGTCTTGGTGTGTTGGTTACGACCGCGGTGGCCCTGACCCTGCTGGGTGTCGGCCTGTTCGCCTGGGCGCAAGTGGGCGCCATGAAGGAGTACTGGTACGACAAGGTCGAGGTCAGCGTCTTCCTCTGCGGCGAGGAGACCAAGCTGCCGGCGTGCGACCAGTCTGGTCCGATGACCGCCGAGCAGATGAGCCGGCTGAAGTCCACCCTCCAGGGCATGCCGGAAGTACAGAAGGTCTACTACGAGAGCGAGGAAGCCGCGTACCAGCGGTTCAAGCAGCAGTTCAAGGAGTCTCCTTCGCTCACCGAGCACGCCCGTAAGGGCGACATCCCGGCCTCCTTCCGGGTGAAGCTGAAGGACCCGCAGAAGTACGAGTACGTGACCGAAGCGGTGAAGGGGCGGCCAGGCGTCGCCTCGGTGGCCGACTTCAAGACCGTGCTCGGCCGGTTCTTCGCCGTGTTGAACGCGTTGCGCAACGGCGCGTTGATCCTGGCGGCCTGCGGGATGCTCGCCGCGGTCCTGCTGATCGGCAACACGATCAGGCTCGCCGCGTTCTCCCGGCGCAGGGAGACCGGCATCATGCGCCTGGTCGGTGCGTCCAACTTCGCCATCCAGATGCCGTTCCTGCTCGAAGGAGCCGTCACCGGCTTGCTCGGTGGCATGGTGGCGTCGAGTGCGGTCTACTCGCTGAAGGTGTTCGTGGACGTACGGGTGAAACCGGAGTTCATGAACTTCGCGTTCCTCAGTTGGCAGAGCGTGCACCTGATCGTGGCGCTGCTGTTGCTCACCGGCATGCTGTTGTCGATGCTCGCGTCGTTCTTCACCATTCGAAGATATCTGCGGGTCTAG
- a CDS encoding ABC transporter permease subunit — protein sequence MTTADAHSPPEPAKGGIARRSARRLGTALLLPGLLALFLTFVLPLLWLVRMSLNRGQSGGAIIETVTLHSYTRVVTDGFFWEVIWNTIKLGLLVTVLALIVSYPIALFLSRTTSRWRGVLIALAIAPLLTSAVVRTYGWMVILTDQGVINGGLQSLGLIDTPLRLTNNFGGAVVALVEILMPYAILAMLAGFGRVDAELENAAGSLGANRFRVFWRVTLPLSLPGVLTAGLLVFVLCISSFVTPRLVGGGRLFVLATEIYNQATMTLNWPVAAALSVLLLALFGAIIACYQRAVRALET from the coding sequence ATGACGACGGCCGATGCCCACTCTCCACCGGAGCCGGCCAAGGGCGGCATCGCGCGTCGCTCCGCCCGCCGGTTGGGCACGGCATTGCTGTTGCCCGGGCTGCTCGCGCTCTTCCTGACCTTCGTGCTGCCGCTGTTGTGGTTGGTACGGATGTCGTTGAACCGTGGGCAGTCCGGCGGGGCGATCATCGAGACCGTGACGCTGCACTCGTACACGAGGGTCGTCACGGATGGCTTCTTCTGGGAGGTCATCTGGAACACCATCAAGCTCGGCCTGCTCGTCACGGTGCTCGCGCTGATCGTCTCGTACCCGATCGCGCTGTTCCTCAGCCGCACCACGTCGCGCTGGCGCGGGGTGCTGATCGCGCTGGCGATCGCACCGCTGCTGACGTCGGCGGTGGTGCGGACGTACGGCTGGATGGTGATCCTGACCGACCAGGGGGTGATCAACGGTGGGCTGCAGAGCCTCGGCCTGATCGACACCCCGCTGCGGCTGACCAACAACTTCGGCGGCGCGGTCGTCGCGTTGGTGGAGATCCTCATGCCGTACGCCATCCTGGCGATGCTCGCCGGGTTCGGCCGGGTGGACGCCGAGCTGGAGAACGCGGCCGGATCGCTGGGTGCGAACCGGTTCCGGGTGTTCTGGCGGGTGACCCTGCCGCTCAGCCTGCCCGGGGTGCTCACCGCGGGACTTTTGGTCTTCGTGCTGTGCATCTCGTCGTTCGTCACGCCGCGACTGGTCGGCGGTGGCCGGCTGTTCGTGCTCGCGACGGAGATCTACAACCAGGCGACGATGACGTTGAACTGGCCGGTCGCCGCCGCGTTGTCCGTCCTGTTGCTCGCGCTCTTCGGCGCGATCATCGCGTGCTACCAGCGCGCCGTCCGCGCATTGGAGACGTAG
- a CDS encoding extracellular solute-binding protein — protein MRLRPRVMAALAALALPLTACGSSDGATDSATEGEVTVIGYAAIFQDKYQKAVIEPFQEKYPNIKVTFRPAQSSAEMLATLRSEKSSPTNDVAIMDTSVAATGNSEGVFEKLDPKAVPNMKDVTAQGRTPGNFGPAVTYDNLVLLYDTKKVKKAPTSWEALWDPAYKGKIAIPAAPDIQGHALAMITCKMEGADYRKSIDPAVKRLSDLSGSVQTWEPQPDSYSLITQGSATMAIGWNARGQVYQDTSKGKLGVAIPDEGSVFQVNTINLTKNSEHPKAAQTFMNYALGKEAQKSFSETMFYAPTNGK, from the coding sequence ATGCGACTCCGTCCTCGTGTCATGGCCGCGCTCGCCGCGCTGGCCCTCCCGCTCACTGCCTGCGGATCATCCGATGGCGCCACCGACTCCGCTACGGAAGGCGAGGTGACCGTGATCGGGTACGCCGCGATCTTCCAGGACAAGTACCAGAAGGCGGTGATCGAGCCGTTCCAGGAGAAGTACCCCAACATCAAGGTCACCTTCCGGCCGGCGCAGAGCTCGGCGGAGATGCTCGCGACGCTGCGTTCGGAGAAGTCCAGCCCGACCAACGACGTCGCGATCATGGACACGTCGGTGGCCGCGACCGGCAACTCCGAGGGGGTCTTCGAGAAGCTCGACCCGAAGGCGGTGCCGAACATGAAGGACGTCACCGCGCAGGGTCGCACACCGGGCAACTTCGGGCCCGCCGTCACGTACGACAACCTGGTGCTGCTCTACGACACGAAGAAGGTGAAGAAGGCCCCGACGAGCTGGGAAGCGCTGTGGGACCCGGCGTACAAGGGGAAGATCGCGATCCCGGCCGCGCCCGACATCCAGGGGCATGCGCTGGCGATGATCACCTGCAAGATGGAGGGCGCGGACTACCGCAAGTCCATCGACCCGGCGGTGAAGCGGCTGTCCGACCTCAGCGGCTCGGTGCAGACGTGGGAGCCGCAGCCGGACTCGTACTCCCTCATCACGCAGGGATCGGCGACGATGGCCATCGGGTGGAACGCACGCGGCCAGGTCTACCAGGACACCTCGAAGGGCAAGCTCGGCGTGGCCATCCCGGACGAGGGCAGCGTCTTCCAGGTCAACACCATCAACCTGACGAAGAACAGCGAACACCCGAAGGCTGCGCAGACCTTCATGAACTACGCCTTGGGCAAGGAAGCGCAGAAGTCGTTCAGCGAGACCATGTTCTACGCGCCCACCAACGGCAAGTGA
- a CDS encoding ATP-binding cassette domain-containing protein, producing MATAVTDAEAERPPASGAQLSLHDLVKTYPGQTEPAVDHVNLSIEPGKLLALLGPSGCGKTTTLRMVAGLIDPTAGRIEVGGVDLTHTPAHRRGMGMVFQSYALFPHLDVARNVAFGLEMRKVGREERQRKVEAALEQVQLRHLARRKITALSGGQQQRVALARALVVEPTVLLLDEPLSNLDAKLREQMRAEIRDIQQRTGITTVFVTHDQDEALSIADVVAVISQGRVEQVGTPEEIYERPASKFVADFIGRANLLPGHVVDCQSGRATVDVDGLGSQPVTAPHPAEGEVTVLVRPHRVTVAEEEAGGLQGTVVARSYTGDMVSTTVDVDGHRLVAETLTGEGTVFPPGEKVTVSWRPEDALVLPS from the coding sequence ATGGCGACTGCGGTAACGGACGCGGAAGCGGAGCGGCCACCGGCCAGTGGTGCGCAGCTCTCCCTGCACGACCTGGTCAAGACCTACCCGGGCCAGACGGAGCCGGCGGTCGACCACGTGAACCTGTCCATCGAGCCGGGCAAGTTGCTGGCCCTGCTCGGGCCGTCCGGGTGCGGCAAGACCACGACGCTGCGCATGGTGGCCGGGCTGATCGATCCCACCGCGGGACGGATCGAGGTGGGCGGTGTCGACCTGACCCACACGCCCGCACACCGCCGCGGCATGGGCATGGTGTTCCAGTCGTACGCCCTGTTCCCGCATCTGGACGTGGCGCGCAACGTCGCGTTCGGGCTGGAGATGCGCAAGGTGGGCAGGGAGGAACGGCAGCGCAAGGTGGAGGCGGCGCTCGAGCAGGTGCAGCTGCGCCACCTCGCGCGGCGCAAGATCACCGCGTTGTCCGGCGGCCAGCAGCAGCGGGTCGCGCTCGCGCGCGCACTCGTGGTCGAGCCGACGGTGCTGCTGCTCGACGAGCCGTTGAGCAACCTGGACGCGAAGCTGCGTGAGCAGATGCGGGCGGAGATCCGCGACATCCAGCAACGCACCGGCATCACCACCGTCTTCGTCACCCACGACCAGGACGAGGCGCTGTCGATCGCGGACGTCGTCGCGGTCATCTCGCAGGGTCGCGTGGAGCAGGTCGGTACGCCCGAGGAGATCTACGAGCGGCCGGCGAGCAAATTCGTCGCCGACTTCATCGGCCGGGCGAACCTGCTGCCCGGCCACGTCGTCGACTGCCAGTCCGGCCGCGCGACCGTCGACGTGGACGGTCTCGGTTCGCAGCCGGTGACCGCACCGCACCCGGCGGAGGGCGAGGTCACCGTCCTGGTGCGTCCGCACCGGGTCACCGTGGCGGAGGAGGAAGCCGGCGGCCTGCAGGGCACGGTCGTCGCGCGCAGCTACACCGGTGACATGGTCTCGACCACCGTCGACGTCGACGGGCACCGGCTGGTCGCCGAGACGCTCACCGGTGAGGGCACGGTGTTCCCGCCGGGGGAGAAGGTCACGGTGAGTTGGCGGCCAGAGGACGCTCTCGTCCTGCCGTCTTGA
- a CDS encoding FCD domain-containing protein gives MHASSLHPKYIGGTAVRDPVTKSDQAYQALRRGIVVGEIRANAPLDEADLMRRFDTGRTPIREALKRLALEQFVVWPPRRTAYVREVGPFEMGRLYESRLVLEEPVSRLAAERITDAELAELDGMCAELERAAEAGEVYEAVELDHRLHLAIAHGSDNRFLAEAVGNLNCGSLRLWYVAHKVLGLEGVPDDHRRIVESLRSRDPERAAAEARRHVFVSQERQLRLQALKPEQAPSTAL, from the coding sequence GTGCATGCATCCTCTCTACATCCAAAATATATCGGGGGTACGGCGGTGAGGGATCCGGTGACGAAGTCCGACCAGGCGTACCAGGCGCTGCGTCGCGGCATCGTCGTCGGTGAAATCCGGGCGAACGCGCCGCTGGACGAGGCGGACCTGATGCGGCGTTTCGACACGGGGCGTACGCCGATCAGGGAAGCACTCAAGCGGCTGGCTCTCGAGCAGTTCGTGGTCTGGCCGCCGCGGCGTACGGCCTACGTCCGCGAGGTCGGGCCGTTCGAGATGGGCCGGCTGTACGAGTCCAGGCTCGTGCTCGAGGAGCCGGTCTCGCGCCTGGCCGCGGAACGCATCACCGACGCCGAGCTCGCCGAGCTCGACGGGATGTGCGCCGAACTGGAACGCGCCGCGGAAGCCGGTGAGGTCTACGAGGCCGTGGAGCTCGACCACAGGCTCCACCTGGCGATCGCGCACGGCTCGGACAACAGGTTCCTCGCCGAAGCAGTTGGCAATCTCAACTGTGGCTCGCTACGGCTGTGGTACGTAGCGCACAAGGTGCTCGGGCTCGAGGGTGTCCCCGATGACCACCGTCGCATCGTCGAGTCGCTGCGCAGCCGTGATCCGGAGCGCGCCGCGGCCGAGGCACGCCGCCATGTCTTCGTCTCCCAAGAACGTCAACTCCGACTCCAGGCCCTGAAGCCAGAGCAGGCACCGTCGACTGCCCTCTGA
- a CDS encoding penicillin-binding protein, with the protein MPRDTVRRLCAATLVGALLATLLVACGESDAERTARSFLSAWQRGEGQAAGRLTDAAPKEVAKRLDGAFDDLQAGRPRLRLGDVTEGDSGEATATFRATMRLQTLGVEWSYRGRLALREVDGRWRVVWAPTVIHPQLKQKWRLWLARQFPSRAPIYDAGGGRLMLNRSVVVVGVVPAAMKNEARTLRILEREIGIDAEQNAELIEKSPRENFVPLITLRSTDYEAAKKDIHDLPGVQFRTEHRPLAKTRGYARQLLGTVGPVTAERLKELGSPYTSADNVGSAGLQAEYERRLAGVPKGWVQVVDDRGVKRKTLATFAGRGGHAVRTSIDESVQDAAERALDTTSKPAALVAVRPSSGKVLAVANRPVDDSFNRALVGQYPPGSTFKAVTTAALLDNTSLRPQTTVPCPPTITEGGKQFRNFEGEAAGSPSFREDFAISCNTAFIRLARKLSGAELRDAARTFGFGAEYSLGVPSYSGQMPKPRDATEHAAASIGQGRVLASPLTMATVAAAARSGTWRPPVLVTKPDPGEQDKPRRLDPQDARTLRSLMRGVVTDGTANGLAGMSGVAGKTGTAEYGSEDPPRTHAWFIGYRGDLAFAVLVEDGGVGGRAAVPIAKTFLRHN; encoded by the coding sequence ATGCCGCGCGACACCGTGCGCCGCCTGTGCGCGGCCACGCTCGTCGGCGCCCTGCTCGCGACCCTTCTGGTGGCGTGCGGTGAGTCGGACGCCGAACGCACCGCGCGGTCGTTCCTCAGCGCGTGGCAGCGCGGCGAAGGGCAGGCGGCGGGCCGTCTCACCGATGCGGCGCCCAAGGAGGTCGCGAAGCGTCTCGACGGCGCGTTCGACGACCTGCAGGCGGGCCGGCCGCGGTTGCGCCTCGGCGACGTCACCGAGGGCGACTCGGGCGAAGCGACGGCGACCTTCCGGGCCACCATGCGACTGCAGACGCTGGGCGTCGAGTGGTCGTACCGGGGACGGCTCGCGCTGCGGGAGGTGGACGGTCGCTGGCGGGTGGTGTGGGCGCCGACCGTGATCCATCCGCAGCTCAAGCAGAAGTGGCGGCTGTGGCTGGCGAGGCAGTTCCCTTCCCGTGCGCCGATCTATGACGCCGGCGGCGGTCGGCTGATGCTCAACCGCAGCGTCGTCGTGGTGGGTGTGGTGCCCGCCGCGATGAAGAACGAGGCGCGCACCCTTCGCATCCTCGAGCGCGAGATCGGCATCGACGCCGAACAGAACGCCGAGCTGATCGAGAAGTCGCCGCGCGAGAACTTCGTGCCGCTGATCACGTTGCGCAGTACGGACTACGAGGCGGCGAAGAAGGACATCCACGACCTGCCAGGCGTCCAGTTCCGCACGGAACACCGGCCGCTGGCGAAGACCCGGGGCTACGCGCGGCAGCTGCTAGGCACCGTGGGTCCGGTGACGGCGGAGCGGCTGAAGGAGCTCGGCTCGCCGTACACGTCGGCGGACAACGTCGGCAGTGCCGGCCTGCAGGCCGAGTACGAACGCCGCCTCGCCGGTGTGCCGAAGGGCTGGGTGCAGGTCGTCGACGACCGCGGCGTGAAACGCAAGACGCTCGCCACCTTCGCCGGCCGCGGCGGCCACGCCGTACGTACCAGCATCGACGAGTCCGTGCAGGACGCCGCGGAACGCGCGCTCGACACGACGAGCAAACCGGCGGCGCTCGTCGCGGTGCGGCCGTCGTCCGGCAAGGTGCTCGCCGTCGCCAACCGCCCGGTCGACGACTCGTTCAACCGCGCGCTTGTGGGGCAGTACCCGCCGGGCTCGACGTTCAAGGCGGTGACGACCGCGGCCCTGCTCGACAACACGTCGCTGCGGCCGCAGACCACCGTGCCGTGCCCGCCGACGATCACCGAGGGCGGCAAGCAGTTCCGCAACTTCGAGGGCGAGGCGGCCGGCTCACCGAGCTTCCGCGAGGACTTCGCCATCTCGTGCAACACCGCGTTCATCCGGCTGGCCAGGAAGCTGTCCGGTGCCGAACTGCGCGACGCCGCACGTACGTTCGGGTTCGGCGCCGAGTACTCGCTCGGCGTGCCGAGCTACTCCGGCCAGATGCCGAAGCCGCGCGACGCGACGGAGCACGCAGCCGCGTCGATCGGCCAGGGCCGCGTCCTCGCCAGCCCGCTGACCATGGCCACGGTCGCCGCCGCGGCACGCAGCGGCACCTGGCGCCCGCCCGTGCTGGTCACCAAGCCGGATCCCGGTGAGCAGGACAAGCCGCGCCGGCTCGACCCGCAGGACGCGCGCACCCTGCGCTCGCTGATGCGCGGCGTGGTGACGGACGGGACGGCTAACGGGCTCGCCGGCATGTCCGGCGTGGCGGGCAAGACGGGCACCGCCGAGTACGGGTCAGAAGACCCGCCACGTACCCATGCCTGGTTCATCGGCTACCGCGGCGACCTCGCGTTCGCCGTCCTGGTCGAGGACGGCGGCGTCGGCGGCCGCGCGGCCGTGCCGATCGCGAAGACGTTCCTACGTCACAACTGA
- the ftsE gene encoding cell division ATP-binding protein FtsE, with translation MISFEDVSKVYATQQRPALQNVSVEVAKGEFIFLVGASGSGKSTFLRLVLREERPSGGDIHVAGKELNRLSSWKVPQLRRQIGCVFQDFRLLPNKTVWENVAFALEVLGKNKKLIKRWVPETLELVGLDGKADRLPDALSGGEQQRVGIARAFVNRPMILLADEPTGNLDPATSIGIMKILDRINRTGTTVVMATHDAAIVDSMRKRVVELELGKVVRDQSRGVYGYSS, from the coding sequence GTGATCAGTTTCGAAGACGTGTCCAAGGTGTACGCCACCCAACAGCGCCCCGCCCTGCAGAACGTGTCGGTCGAGGTGGCGAAGGGCGAATTCATCTTCCTGGTCGGCGCCTCCGGCTCGGGGAAGTCGACGTTCCTGCGGCTCGTGCTACGCGAAGAGCGGCCGAGCGGGGGCGACATCCACGTCGCCGGCAAGGAGCTCAACCGCCTGTCCAGCTGGAAGGTGCCACAGCTGCGCCGCCAGATCGGCTGCGTGTTCCAGGACTTCCGGCTGCTCCCGAACAAGACCGTCTGGGAGAACGTGGCGTTCGCGCTCGAGGTGCTCGGCAAGAACAAGAAGCTCATCAAGCGCTGGGTCCCCGAGACGCTGGAGCTGGTGGGGCTGGACGGCAAGGCCGACCGGCTGCCCGACGCCCTCTCCGGTGGTGAGCAGCAGCGCGTCGGTATCGCGCGCGCGTTCGTCAACCGGCCGATGATCCTGCTGGCCGACGAGCCGACGGGAAACCTGGACCCTGCGACCAGCATCGGCATCATGAAGATCCTGGACCGGATCAACCGCACTGGCACGACCGTAGTGATGGCGACGCACGACGCGGCGATCGTCGACTCGATGCGCAAGCGGGTCGTCGAGCTCGAGCTCGGCAAGGTCGTCCGTGACCAGTCCCGTGGCGTATACGGCTACTCGAGCTGA
- a CDS encoding RraA family protein, giving the protein MALVINRSAPQLPAGLAEAVAEVDVPTFGHFLEAGFPDPAIRRLAGSGRMVGRAVTVRITATDSTLVHQVTSMVGPGDVVVVDTGGDGRHAPVGGVVGHALATAGAVGVVIDGVCTDVGTLRELGLSVYARGTSALTTKLHGIDAGGINVPITCGGSPVEPGYLVSGDDNGVLLAAPADVAAVLDRAAASDAAEPGTLAKLHAGATLLELTAARRLLSGLGVELAEET; this is encoded by the coding sequence GTGGCATTGGTCATCAATCGCAGCGCACCGCAGTTGCCGGCAGGTCTCGCCGAGGCCGTCGCCGAGGTCGACGTACCGACGTTCGGCCACTTCCTCGAAGCCGGGTTCCCCGATCCGGCGATCCGCCGGCTCGCCGGGTCAGGGCGCATGGTCGGCCGGGCGGTGACGGTGCGGATCACGGCGACCGACTCGACGCTGGTGCACCAGGTGACGTCCATGGTCGGGCCGGGCGACGTGGTCGTCGTGGACACCGGTGGCGATGGCAGGCACGCACCCGTCGGCGGCGTCGTCGGGCACGCGCTCGCCACCGCGGGCGCGGTCGGTGTCGTGATCGACGGCGTCTGCACAGACGTCGGCACGTTGCGCGAGCTCGGCCTGAGCGTGTACGCGCGCGGCACCTCCGCGCTCACCACGAAGCTGCACGGTATCGACGCCGGCGGCATCAACGTGCCGATCACCTGTGGCGGATCGCCGGTAGAGCCCGGCTATCTGGTCAGCGGCGACGACAACGGCGTGCTGCTCGCCGCGCCCGCCGACGTGGCTGCCGTGCTCGACCGCGCCGCGGCCTCCGACGCCGCGGAGCCCGGCACCTTGGCCAAGCTGCACGCCGGCGCGACGCTGCTGGAGCTCACCGCGGCGAGGCGGCTGCTCAGCGGCCTGGGTGTCGAGTTGGCCGAGGAGACTTGA
- a CDS encoding peptide chain release factor 2: MDPDAPSLDELESTLRDVEAVLDIEEMKRTARDLEDQAAAPGLWDDPEQAQRVTSKLSYLQGEIKKLAALRERIDDLRVLFELASAEDDAATLAEAEQELRALGTRVGELEVRTLLSGPYDERGALVTVNAQAGGVDAADWTEMVLRMYTRWAERKGCPVDVYDTSYAEGAGLKSATFTVNAPFAYGTLRGEHGTHRLVRISPFDSQNRRQTSFAGVDVAPVVEMTDHIDVPDDELRIDVYRSSGPGGQSVNTTDSAVRITHVPTGIVVSCQNERSQLQNRARAMDVLKAKLLERQQQEEAATIAGLRGEATTSWGTQIRNYVLHPYQMVKDLRTEVETSNTDGVLDGDLDAFIEAEIRWRRQQETAAAQS, translated from the coding sequence ATTGATCCTGACGCACCTTCGCTCGACGAGCTGGAGAGCACGTTGCGCGACGTCGAAGCCGTGCTCGACATCGAGGAGATGAAGCGCACCGCTCGCGATCTGGAGGATCAGGCGGCGGCTCCCGGCCTGTGGGACGACCCGGAGCAGGCGCAGCGGGTCACCAGCAAGCTCTCCTACCTCCAGGGAGAGATCAAGAAGCTCGCCGCACTGCGCGAGCGGATCGACGACCTGCGGGTGCTGTTCGAGCTGGCGTCGGCCGAGGACGACGCCGCGACGCTCGCCGAGGCGGAGCAGGAGCTGCGGGCGCTCGGCACGCGGGTCGGCGAGCTCGAGGTGCGCACCCTGCTGTCCGGCCCGTACGACGAGCGCGGCGCGCTGGTCACGGTCAACGCGCAGGCCGGTGGCGTGGACGCCGCGGACTGGACCGAGATGGTGCTCCGCATGTACACGCGCTGGGCCGAGCGCAAGGGCTGCCCGGTCGACGTGTACGACACTTCGTACGCAGAAGGTGCCGGGCTGAAGTCCGCCACGTTCACCGTGAACGCTCCGTTCGCGTACGGGACGTTGCGAGGCGAGCACGGAACGCATCGACTGGTGCGGATCTCGCCGTTCGACAGCCAGAACCGGCGGCAGACCTCGTTCGCCGGTGTGGACGTGGCGCCGGTCGTCGAGATGACCGACCACATCGACGTCCCCGACGACGAGCTACGGATCGACGTCTACCGGTCGTCGGGCCCCGGTGGACAGAGCGTGAACACCACCGACTCCGCCGTACGCATCACGCACGTGCCGACCGGAATCGTCGTGAGCTGTCAGAACGAGCGGTCGCAGCTGCAGAACCGGGCCAGGGCGATGGACGTGCTCAAGGCCAAGCTGCTCGAGCGGCAGCAGCAGGAGGAGGCCGCCACCATCGCCGGCCTGCGCGGCGAGGCGACCACCAGCTGGGGTACGCAGATCCGCAACTACGTGCTGCACCCGTACCAGATGGTGAAGGACCTGCGTACCGAGGTGGAGACGTCGAACACCGACGGTGTGCTCGACGGTGACCTGGACGCGTTCATCGAGGCCGAGATCCGCTGGCGCCGGCAGCAGGAGACCGCGGCCGCCCAGTCCTGA
- the smpB gene encoding SsrA-binding protein SmpB, with the protein MVKEKGRKLVAQNRKARYDYHVVDTYEAGMVLTGTEVKSLRQGRASLVDGFATVRDGEVWLQNVHIPEYTEGTWTNHEPRRARKLLLNRHEIDKLAGTVKDAGVTIVPLSLYFKDGKAKIEIGLARGKRAYDKRKAIAERDANREMQRAERVRNRGAK; encoded by the coding sequence ATGGTCAAGGAGAAGGGCCGCAAGCTCGTCGCGCAGAACCGGAAGGCCAGGTACGACTACCACGTGGTGGACACGTACGAGGCCGGCATGGTGCTGACCGGCACGGAGGTGAAGTCGCTGCGGCAGGGGCGTGCGTCCCTGGTCGACGGCTTCGCCACCGTGCGCGACGGCGAGGTCTGGCTGCAGAACGTGCACATCCCCGAGTACACCGAGGGCACCTGGACCAACCACGAGCCCCGCAGGGCACGCAAGCTGCTGCTCAACAGGCACGAGATCGACAAGCTCGCCGGCACCGTCAAGGACGCCGGGGTGACGATCGTCCCGCTGTCGCTGTACTTCAAGGACGGCAAGGCGAAGATCGAGATCGGCCTGGCGCGCGGCAAGCGCGCGTACGACAAGCGGAAGGCCATCGCAGAACGCGACGCGAACCGCGAGATGCAACGTGCGGAGCGGGTGCGCAACCGCGGTGCAAAGTAG